One stretch of Bacteroidota bacterium DNA includes these proteins:
- a CDS encoding M1 family metallopeptidase has protein sequence MVIFGNMKYRNFKIVTTFILAAVYGLLFGWNSLYYQSSKSGETSEWYGFKKRLEIHDTLSKSGIDVLHYDISLDIDYLKKNIESTVEITLVATDQSVGLSLDLSEDMEIKELAVEGKKAEFSRVGDKVRINSAKLKKDTLIVKVRYDGNPSLRKNFFFGRINNLPVIYTLNEPENARDWLICNDIPGDKATLNFAITNDSGFTSVSSGNLDSVTSKPGSAKKTFYWSTDYPIATYLISFYSSKYVAEYGTFDGISGKNLNLSVFGFPWQKVKLKRILEDHKDFIKVMEKYFGEYPFQKEKYSVVAFLWQMGAMEYQTASGFGSGFIDNYPSNMNIFVHELGHQWFGNSVSPLTWKDIWLNEGFATFAEWLYLEESGKRERQDYLGPALKEEKKPHYFSGPIYAPEEIFSSGVYIKGAWVLRMLRHELGDEQFFKFLKEYYNRYKFSNADTKGLVEIVNEISGRNFNDFFDQWIFSGEGIVSLQAGKMQFEGKNGRYKVSLKLKQVQEEKKTYNMLMDIRFSGDKKSVTKTFRLNEREMVLSIDLDFKPSKFELDPENYSLFRMADD, from the coding sequence ATGGTTATTTTTGGCAATATGAAATATCGAAATTTTAAGATTGTGACAACATTTATTCTTGCTGCTGTTTATGGTTTATTGTTCGGTTGGAACAGTTTGTATTATCAATCAAGTAAATCCGGTGAAACCTCGGAATGGTACGGTTTCAAAAAAAGACTTGAGATTCATGATACACTGTCGAAAAGCGGAATTGATGTCCTGCATTACGATATTTCGCTGGATATCGATTATCTGAAAAAAAACATCGAATCCACGGTGGAAATCACCCTTGTGGCAACTGATCAGTCAGTCGGTTTATCACTAGATTTATCAGAGGATATGGAAATAAAGGAACTTGCCGTTGAAGGGAAGAAGGCAGAGTTTTCCAGAGTAGGTGACAAGGTTAGAATAAATTCTGCTAAACTCAAAAAAGATACTCTTATTGTAAAAGTCCGTTACGATGGTAATCCCTCCCTCAGGAAAAATTTCTTTTTTGGCAGGATCAACAATCTTCCGGTAATTTATACCTTGAACGAACCCGAAAATGCCCGCGACTGGTTGATTTGTAATGATATTCCGGGAGACAAGGCAACATTAAATTTTGCAATCACCAATGACTCCGGATTTACATCCGTTTCTTCAGGGAATCTTGATTCTGTTACCAGTAAACCGGGTTCAGCAAAAAAAACATTTTACTGGAGCACGGACTATCCAATTGCGACTTATCTGATATCTTTTTATTCGTCAAAATATGTTGCTGAGTATGGAACATTTGATGGAATATCTGGTAAAAATTTAAATCTTTCAGTCTTTGGATTCCCCTGGCAAAAAGTAAAACTGAAGCGGATACTTGAGGATCATAAAGATTTTATCAAAGTCATGGAAAAGTATTTTGGCGAATACCCTTTCCAAAAGGAAAAGTATTCTGTCGTGGCTTTTCTTTGGCAGATGGGAGCGATGGAATATCAGACAGCATCCGGGTTTGGGAGTGGATTCATAGATAACTATCCATCGAACATGAATATCTTTGTACATGAACTGGGACACCAGTGGTTCGGAAATTCCGTTTCACCCTTGACCTGGAAAGATATTTGGCTGAATGAAGGATTTGCAACCTTCGCTGAATGGCTCTATCTTGAAGAAAGCGGAAAACGCGAGCGACAGGATTATTTGGGTCCAGCCTTGAAAGAGGAAAAGAAGCCTCATTATTTCTCCGGTCCGATTTATGCACCCGAAGAAATTTTCTCATCTGGGGTATACATTAAAGGTGCGTGGGTATTGAGAATGCTCCGGCACGAACTCGGTGACGAACAGTTTTTTAAATTTCTGAAAGAATATTATAACCGTTACAAATTCTCGAATGCTGATACAAAAGGATTGGTTGAAATCGTCAATGAAATTTCGGGCAGGAACTTTAATGATTTTTTTGATCAATGGATCTTTTCAGGTGAGGGAATCGTCTCACTCCAGGCAGGAAAGATGCAGTTTGAGGGAAAAAATGGCAGGTACAAAGTTTCACTGAAGTTAAAACAGGTACAGGAAGAGAAGAAAACTTATAATATGTTGATGGATATTCGATTTTCGGGTGATAAAAAATCTGTCACTAAAACATTCAGGTTAAATGAGAGAGAAATGGTGCTAAGCATTGATCTCGATTTCAAACCGTCAAAATTTGAACTTGACCCTGAAAATTACTCATTGTTCAGGATGGCTGATGATTAA